Proteins found in one Fulvitalea axinellae genomic segment:
- a CDS encoding SusD/RagB family nutrient-binding outer membrane lipoprotein, translating to MKKFSYKRWLSGLALVAGLVACDDDFEKLNSDPDNAKDVPSAYLLTGGEYEMMSVLHDEWNQGRFGMLWAQYWTQQEYTNESRYKLRDGSIGNLWRDMYAGSMMDLTTVIKKEETPNYVAIATLVRAWNMQVVTDIWGDAPFKEAFQLGDNLTPAYDTQESIYTTLLADVKSAHDMLDASGAAVKGDVIYGGDIAKWKKFANVLRMRLALRMADVNEATAKSIFAEASSASIFAGNDEEASLVFEDNAANANPLSFNLGGRGQNDFAFSDTFVNYLKSMDDPRLMSFAPKAKKEGVGYAGRPFGQLESVAQAEKTELYSSGLGPKHKYTMPAVLLSYSEQEFMLAEAVERGFIAGSAEDHFKKAVQASMDYWEVPAADAKTYMDNLTYNASDWKKSIGTQKWIALYNQNAQGWIEWRRLDFGIFKMPAGGIHENALSDVIPTRLRYPLTEDDLNEANLKASLSTSGYGEDRQDKKVWWDVN from the coding sequence ATGAAGAAATTCAGCTATAAAAGGTGGCTTTCAGGACTGGCGTTGGTTGCTGGACTGGTTGCCTGCGACGATGATTTTGAAAAATTAAATTCAGATCCTGATAATGCCAAAGACGTTCCCTCTGCATATCTGTTGACAGGCGGAGAGTACGAGATGATGAGTGTTCTGCACGATGAGTGGAACCAAGGTCGATTTGGAATGTTATGGGCCCAGTATTGGACTCAACAAGAATATACAAACGAGTCGCGGTATAAGCTTCGCGACGGTTCGATAGGAAACCTCTGGCGAGACATGTATGCGGGTTCAATGATGGACTTGACTACTGTCATAAAGAAAGAGGAAACTCCTAATTATGTCGCCATAGCAACATTGGTTAGAGCATGGAACATGCAGGTTGTGACAGACATTTGGGGAGATGCGCCTTTCAAGGAAGCTTTTCAGTTGGGAGATAACCTCACTCCGGCATACGATACGCAGGAGTCTATTTACACTACCTTACTTGCCGATGTCAAAAGTGCTCACGATATGCTGGACGCTTCGGGAGCAGCTGTTAAGGGAGACGTTATCTACGGTGGCGATATAGCCAAGTGGAAAAAGTTTGCCAATGTTTTGCGTATGCGTTTGGCCTTGAGAATGGCGGATGTCAATGAGGCTACCGCAAAATCTATTTTCGCAGAGGCGTCAAGCGCTAGTATCTTTGCGGGTAATGATGAGGAAGCGTCGTTGGTATTTGAAGACAATGCGGCGAATGCGAACCCCCTAAGCTTTAACCTTGGCGGTAGAGGTCAAAATGACTTTGCGTTTAGCGACACATTCGTGAATTACCTGAAGTCGATGGATGATCCTCGCTTGATGAGTTTCGCACCAAAGGCCAAGAAAGAGGGAGTCGGTTATGCTGGCCGTCCGTTTGGTCAGCTTGAATCCGTAGCTCAGGCAGAGAAAACAGAACTTTATTCTTCTGGCCTTGGACCGAAACATAAGTATACAATGCCGGCAGTATTGCTTTCTTACTCTGAGCAAGAGTTTATGCTCGCCGAAGCGGTAGAACGCGGTTTTATCGCAGGGTCTGCCGAAGACCATTTTAAAAAGGCTGTTCAAGCGTCAATGGACTATTGGGAAGTACCGGCGGCGGACGCAAAGACGTATATGGATAACCTGACTTATAATGCGTCGGATTGGAAGAAATCGATAGGTACCCAGAAATGGATTGCGCTATATAACCAAAATGCTCAAGGTTGGATAGAGTGGCGTCGCTTGGATTTTGGAATCTTCAAGATGCCAGCGGGCGGTATACATGAGAATGCCCTTTCAGACGTAATTCCTACAAGGTTGAGATATCCTTTGACGGAAGATGACCTGAACGAAGCAAATCTTAAAGCGTCGTTGTCTACCTCTGGTTATGGAGAAGATAGACAAGACAAAAAAGTTTGGTGGGACGTTAATTAA
- a CDS encoding SusC/RagA family TonB-linked outer membrane protein, translating into MTRRILLNVLLAFAFVASAMAQERSVTGTVTAEESGEPIPGVTVKVKGSTLGTATDIDGKYTLKIPEGNTVLNFSFIGLATEDVVVGNRSVVDMVMTADIKELESVVVTALGIERDERSIGYAAQSLDSKSFEQVRETNIVSSLSGKVAGVQINSNGNMGGSSRILVRGATSIYGNNQPLFVVDGIPLDNSNFNGADQARGGGGYDYGNAAQDINPDDIANMTVLKGAAAAALYGSRASNGVIVITTKSGKKKKGVGVSVNSGVTFESVLKLPKYQNEYGGGGSQKFGEYMGKPTPSYATDMSWGPKLDGQQVVQWYDLFAYEQGITNQLGTSPWVANPDNVKDFFETGVTFTNNVALSGANDNSNFRLSYTNKEISGVFPNSELSRHTLSFSASTQLNSKLKVAAKANYVGSEALGRPGTGYDGQNVFQQFNQWGQRQWSNEEHKNYMNPDGSQRGWNRISATDPRMKYSDNPYWVRHMNFQDDDRERFFGNVSLDYQILPELTATFKGMTDFYTDSRRERTAVGSTINDDAQGKGSYTEDIRRKKESNFEFILKYDKKFGQDLSLVTFAGLNRRLESYRRNRMETVNGLSVPGLYTLSNSNEKPLVTDDGYDKTVNSVFGSASVGYKDMLFLDATIRSDWSSSLPGQSFTYPSVTTSFVFSELPSLQDLPWLSFGKIRGGWAKVGNDTGAYRTTNVYTSREDGPFAAQPIFNFPNRSNNPDLRPEETTSVELGMDVRFLDNRLGLDVTYYSSNSVDQIIPVSISASTGGTGMWINAGSMKNHGLEVVLSATPLQLGDFRWDVAANYSRNRNELVDITGDLQTLRLGTAPFGVTVEAVKGEPYATIYGTAYERKDGQKLVNSGGKYTATSNKVALGSAMADWTGGITNTISYKGIRLNVVVDGSFGGEMFSTTNMWGRYSGIFEETASGDVRNKGIVAEGVMADGSKNTKNISAVAYHQSNNGYFIQEADIYDASYVKLREVSLSYSLPKTVTSKLGLNGVTMSIIGRNLAILHSDIPHIDPEYTTNSGNVQGVEGGATPSLRSYGFNLNFKF; encoded by the coding sequence ATGACTAGAAGGATACTGCTCAATGTCCTTTTGGCCTTCGCATTTGTTGCGTCGGCTATGGCACAAGAAAGGTCCGTCACCGGTACGGTTACGGCGGAAGAATCCGGGGAACCGATCCCCGGTGTAACTGTAAAAGTCAAGGGAAGTACGCTGGGCACGGCGACTGACATTGACGGAAAATACACCCTCAAGATTCCGGAAGGAAACACGGTTCTCAATTTTTCTTTTATCGGCTTGGCCACTGAAGATGTCGTTGTCGGCAACAGGTCAGTGGTTGATATGGTGATGACTGCGGACATCAAAGAGTTGGAGTCTGTGGTTGTTACGGCTTTGGGAATTGAAAGAGATGAGCGTTCGATTGGTTATGCCGCTCAATCTTTGGATTCTAAAAGTTTTGAACAAGTCAGGGAGACCAATATCGTAAGCTCTCTTTCGGGAAAAGTTGCAGGTGTTCAGATTAACAGTAACGGAAACATGGGCGGGTCTTCGAGAATTCTCGTTCGTGGCGCAACATCAATTTATGGAAACAACCAGCCATTGTTTGTTGTGGACGGAATTCCTTTGGATAACTCTAACTTTAACGGCGCTGACCAGGCCAGAGGCGGTGGCGGTTATGACTACGGAAACGCGGCGCAGGATATAAACCCGGATGACATAGCCAACATGACCGTTCTGAAAGGTGCCGCCGCGGCAGCACTTTATGGCTCTAGGGCCTCGAACGGTGTGATTGTGATTACTACAAAGTCAGGTAAGAAGAAGAAAGGCGTTGGCGTTTCTGTCAATTCAGGAGTGACGTTTGAAAGTGTTTTGAAATTGCCTAAATACCAAAACGAGTATGGTGGTGGCGGATCGCAGAAGTTTGGGGAATACATGGGTAAGCCAACTCCATCGTATGCTACGGACATGAGCTGGGGCCCTAAGCTTGATGGGCAACAGGTTGTTCAGTGGTATGACCTTTTTGCTTACGAGCAGGGTATTACGAACCAGTTGGGCACTAGCCCGTGGGTAGCTAATCCCGACAACGTAAAAGATTTTTTTGAGACAGGTGTTACGTTTACCAATAACGTGGCTCTTTCGGGCGCAAATGACAACTCTAACTTTAGACTTTCTTACACTAATAAGGAAATATCAGGTGTTTTTCCTAACAGTGAATTGTCTCGACATACTTTGAGCTTTTCGGCAAGTACACAGCTTAATAGTAAGTTGAAGGTTGCGGCGAAAGCAAATTACGTGGGATCCGAAGCTTTGGGGCGTCCGGGTACAGGCTATGATGGACAAAACGTATTCCAGCAGTTTAACCAGTGGGGACAGCGCCAGTGGAGCAATGAGGAGCACAAAAACTATATGAATCCAGATGGGTCACAACGTGGCTGGAACCGTATAAGTGCTACGGACCCGAGAATGAAGTATTCTGATAACCCGTATTGGGTTCGTCACATGAATTTTCAGGATGACGATAGGGAAAGGTTCTTCGGAAATGTAAGTCTTGATTATCAGATTCTTCCTGAATTGACTGCGACATTTAAGGGAATGACAGATTTCTATACTGATTCTCGTCGCGAAAGAACGGCTGTAGGTTCGACAATCAATGATGACGCCCAAGGTAAAGGATCATATACAGAGGATATTCGCCGTAAAAAAGAGTCAAATTTCGAATTCATTTTGAAGTACGACAAGAAGTTTGGACAAGATCTGTCTTTGGTAACCTTTGCGGGTTTGAACAGAAGATTGGAGTCTTATCGCAGAAACAGGATGGAGACAGTGAATGGCTTGAGTGTTCCGGGACTCTATACCTTGTCTAATTCTAACGAAAAACCTTTGGTTACGGATGACGGATATGATAAGACCGTAAACAGTGTGTTCGGTAGTGCTTCAGTAGGCTATAAGGACATGCTTTTCCTTGATGCGACAATACGTTCTGATTGGTCTTCGTCATTGCCGGGGCAGTCGTTTACCTACCCATCGGTAACTACATCCTTTGTGTTCTCTGAATTACCTTCGTTGCAGGATTTGCCTTGGTTGTCTTTTGGTAAAATCAGAGGTGGCTGGGCCAAAGTGGGTAATGATACTGGAGCGTACCGGACTACTAACGTGTACACGTCGAGGGAAGATGGACCGTTTGCCGCTCAACCGATATTTAACTTCCCGAACAGAAGCAATAACCCAGATCTAAGACCTGAAGAGACCACTTCTGTCGAACTTGGTATGGACGTGAGATTCTTGGATAACCGTTTGGGTCTTGATGTGACATATTACAGCTCTAATTCGGTAGACCAGATTATTCCTGTTAGCATTTCAGCTTCGACAGGTGGCACCGGAATGTGGATCAACGCAGGTTCAATGAAAAACCACGGTCTCGAAGTTGTGTTGAGTGCGACTCCGCTCCAGTTAGGAGATTTCCGTTGGGATGTTGCGGCAAACTATTCTCGCAATAGAAACGAACTGGTTGATATAACGGGTGATTTGCAAACCCTAAGATTGGGTACAGCTCCTTTTGGTGTGACAGTAGAAGCCGTTAAAGGCGAGCCATACGCAACTATTTACGGTACTGCATATGAGAGAAAAGACGGGCAGAAGCTTGTGAATAGTGGCGGTAAATATACGGCTACATCAAATAAAGTTGCTTTAGGATCTGCTATGGCAGATTGGACAGGAGGCATTACCAACACTATAAGCTACAAAGGGATCCGCTTGAACGTAGTGGTTGATGGATCTTTTGGTGGCGAGATGTTCTCTACTACCAATATGTGGGGGCGTTATTCAGGAATCTTTGAAGAAACAGCTTCAGGAGATGTTAGAAATAAAGGTATAGTGGCCGAAGGCGTGATGGCTGACGGAAGTAAAAACACTAAAAATATCTCAGCGGTAGCCTACCATCAGTCTAATAACGGGTACTTCATCCAGGAAGCGGACATTTATGACGCTAGCTATGTGAAATTGAGAGAAGTGAGTTTGAGCTATAGCCTGCCTAAGACTGTGACTTCCAAACTTGGTTTGAACGGAGTGACAATGTCTATTATCGGACGAAATTTGGCAATCCTTCATAGCGATATTCCGCACATCGACCCTGAGTATACTACAAACTCGGGCAATGTTCAGGGTGTTGAGGGTGGCGCTACTCCAAGCCTCCGATCATATGGCTTTAACCTGAACTTCAAGTTCTAA
- a CDS encoding SusD/RagB family nutrient-binding outer membrane lipoprotein → MKKALNIILVMSMMFSLSCTDDFEDINRPPKNPTLGHIKAQFNGVMSSMKMEWGEQAFLHNEEYYPATQLAGKYKNVGVDAVVRSNSGIWNSFYDMMKNARKLESELDAYTLYKVDNIRGMLKIFMAGRALRVVDYFGDIPYSEAGYAFFSGSEQILRPKFEDQKALYATLLKELEDGVNMLVENPGEDQLGIGNYDPFFAGNAQMWKRFANSLRLRYAMRMAEKDPGAASAIIQNVVQSGLILEEGQDVGVWYQAFGFTDWVKRWAFSQGGGSGLRLGTNTWRLISDSDEKDGSGIFDPRAYIFFEPNNAGEWRPYPQVPDAGTDAEGGRPYHNKRKNDYSNKGEENLFSPFNVYLILDEEYIPELWVTSSETKFVLAEAYLRGIGVSKDEAMAKQYYEAGISESVIFWDKIAENTPMWQNKPEWVTANKNDEVLAALFDHPKVKYEGTEAEKLEKIYSQRWLSHFRQPDQAYFLTYRTRKTPKETPFSENLYRLRYPDGENVNNNENYKAAVANIGGRDDIDVKIWWMQ, encoded by the coding sequence ATGAAGAAAGCACTTAATATTATTCTGGTGATGTCCATGATGTTCTCATTGTCATGCACCGACGATTTTGAAGATATAAACCGCCCGCCAAAGAATCCGACATTGGGCCACATTAAGGCTCAGTTTAACGGAGTGATGTCCTCCATGAAAATGGAATGGGGAGAGCAGGCGTTTTTGCATAATGAAGAATACTACCCGGCCACTCAGCTTGCGGGCAAATATAAGAACGTGGGAGTTGATGCGGTGGTCAGGAGTAACAGCGGTATTTGGAACAGCTTCTACGACATGATGAAAAATGCCAGAAAGCTGGAATCTGAACTCGATGCTTATACCCTTTATAAGGTAGATAATATCAGGGGAATGCTCAAGATATTCATGGCGGGCAGAGCCTTAAGGGTTGTGGATTATTTTGGTGATATTCCTTATTCCGAAGCCGGATACGCTTTCTTCTCTGGAAGCGAACAGATACTTCGGCCCAAGTTTGAAGACCAGAAAGCGCTGTACGCAACATTGCTGAAAGAGCTTGAGGATGGTGTCAATATGTTAGTCGAAAACCCTGGAGAAGACCAATTGGGAATCGGGAATTACGATCCGTTTTTTGCGGGAAATGCGCAAATGTGGAAACGATTCGCAAATTCGTTGCGCCTGCGTTACGCTATGCGAATGGCGGAGAAAGACCCGGGAGCGGCTTCGGCAATTATCCAGAATGTGGTCCAGTCGGGTTTGATACTGGAAGAGGGGCAGGATGTGGGCGTATGGTATCAAGCCTTCGGCTTTACCGATTGGGTAAAACGTTGGGCTTTCAGCCAAGGTGGCGGAAGTGGTTTGAGGTTAGGTACAAACACCTGGCGATTAATTTCGGATTCAGATGAGAAAGACGGAAGCGGTATCTTTGATCCGAGAGCCTACATCTTTTTCGAGCCTAATAATGCCGGCGAGTGGCGTCCGTACCCTCAAGTTCCGGATGCCGGTACTGATGCTGAAGGAGGCCGTCCATATCACAACAAGAGGAAAAACGACTATTCGAATAAAGGCGAGGAGAACCTCTTTTCACCATTTAATGTTTACCTGATTTTGGACGAGGAATACATTCCTGAACTTTGGGTTACATCTTCCGAAACCAAGTTTGTGTTGGCGGAGGCTTATCTCAGAGGCATTGGGGTGTCCAAGGACGAAGCGATGGCGAAACAGTACTATGAGGCCGGAATAAGCGAGTCTGTAATCTTTTGGGACAAAATAGCGGAGAATACCCCGATGTGGCAAAATAAGCCGGAATGGGTAACGGCGAATAAGAATGACGAAGTGTTGGCTGCGTTGTTTGATCACCCTAAAGTCAAATATGAAGGAACCGAAGCTGAGAAGCTGGAGAAAATATATTCACAGAGATGGCTTTCGCACTTCAGGCAGCCGGATCAAGCTTATTTTCTGACATATCGGACGCGTAAGACACCGAAAGAAACTCCATTTAGCGAAAACTTGTATCGTTTACGTTATCCCGACGGCGAGAACGTAAACAATAACGAGAACTATAAAGCGGCTGTAGCCAATATTGGAGGCAGAGATGACATTGATGTGAAAATTTGGTGGATGCAGTAG